Proteins encoded in a region of the Melospiza georgiana isolate bMelGeo1 chromosome 2, bMelGeo1.pri, whole genome shotgun sequence genome:
- the RPL24 gene encoding 60S ribosomal protein L24, whose translation MKVELCSFSGYKIYPGHGRRYARTDGKVFQFLNAKCESAFLSKRNPRQINWTVLYRRKHKKGQSEEVQKKRTRRAVKFQRAITGASLAEIMAKRNQKPEVRKAQREQAIRAAKEAKKAKQATKKTAVSAAKAPTKAAPKQKIVKPVKVSAPRVGGKR comes from the exons ATGAA GGTCGAGCTGTGCAGCTTCAGCGGGTACAAGATCTACCCGGGCCATGGCCGCCGCTACGCCCGCACGGACGGGAAG GTTTTTCAGTTCTTGAATGCAAAATGTGAGTCTGCATTCCTTTCCAAGAGAAACCCTCGTCAGATCAACTGGACTGTTCTCTACAGGCGTAAGCACAAGAAGGGACAGTCA GAAGAAGTCCAGAAGAAGCGCACGCGCCGTGCTGTGAAGTTTCAGAGAGCCATCACTGGTGCCTCTCTCGCTGAGATCATGGCCAAGCGGAACCAGAAGCCCGAAGTACGAAAGGCACAGAGGGAACAAGCTATCAG GGCTGCAAAGGAAGCCAAGAAGGCTAAGCAGGCAACCAAGAAAACAGCTGTTTCTGCTGCAAAG GCCCCTACAAAGGCAGCACCTAAGCAGAAGATTGTGAAACCAGTCAAGGTTTCTGCTCCCCGTGTTGGTGGAAAGCGCTAA